The following proteins are encoded in a genomic region of Synechococcus sp. ROS8604:
- the rpsL gene encoding 30S ribosomal protein S12: MPTIQQLIRHERQTLKAKTKSPALRACPERRGVCTRVYTSTPKKPNSALRKVARVRLTSGFEVTAYIGGIGHNLQEHSVVLIRGGRVKDLPGVRYHIIRGTLDTAGVKDRRQSRSKYGAKAPKE, translated from the coding sequence ATGCCAACCATCCAGCAACTAATCCGTCACGAGCGTCAGACCCTCAAGGCGAAAACCAAATCTCCTGCGCTTAGGGCTTGCCCGGAGCGACGGGGTGTATGCACCCGCGTGTATACCTCCACTCCGAAGAAGCCGAATTCGGCTCTACGCAAAGTGGCCCGTGTACGCCTCACGTCCGGGTTCGAGGTCACTGCTTACATCGGTGGCATTGGCCATAATCTCCAAGAGCACTCTGTGGTCCTCATCCGTGGAGGAAGGGTCAAGGATCTTCCTGGTGTTCGTTACCACATCATTCGCGGAACCTTGGACACCGCTGGTGTTAAGGACCGCCGTCAATCCCGTTCAAAGTACGGCGCCAAAGCGCCCAAAGAGTGA
- the rpsG gene encoding 30S ribosomal protein S7, with protein sequence MSRRNAAVKRPILPDPQFNNRLATMMVARLMKHGKKSTAQRILSDAFGLIGERTGGDPVELFETAVKNATPLVEVRARRVGGATYQVPMEVRQERGTAMALRWLVNFSRARNGRSMAQKLAGELMDAANEAGSAVRKREETHKMAEANKAFAHYRY encoded by the coding sequence ATGTCACGCCGTAACGCAGCAGTCAAGCGTCCGATCCTTCCGGATCCACAATTCAACAATCGCCTCGCCACGATGATGGTGGCTCGGTTGATGAAGCATGGAAAAAAGTCCACCGCCCAACGCATTCTTTCTGATGCTTTTGGATTGATCGGTGAACGCACTGGTGGTGATCCCGTCGAACTGTTCGAAACGGCAGTCAAGAATGCGACTCCACTCGTTGAAGTTCGTGCTCGCCGCGTTGGTGGTGCGACCTATCAGGTTCCGATGGAAGTTCGCCAAGAGCGGGGCACTGCGATGGCTCTGCGTTGGCTCGTGAATTTCTCAAGAGCGCGTAACGGTCGCAGCATGGCCCAGAAACTTGCTGGCGAATTAATGGACGCCGCGAACGAAGCTGGTAGTGCCGTCCGAAAGCGGGAAGAAACCCACAAGATGGCCGAAGCGAACAAAGCTTTCGCCCACTATCGCTACTGA
- a CDS encoding phosphodiester glycosidase family protein, translating to MPPPPPAPIAEVRVTDQFSGDRLTIGGIDTSSSWLWQGQGATRPTRLWLPLDLLVGQMGFQRQADVGEEFLDWYGFQRPLSGLQQRTIGDEVALDALPWLNAMGVQVNRAKSTLRVDLPKPHLKKLRQGKGSSANRLVLDLSGPALVQRQGDDLLLQVKVTPLQESQLRRLGLKTRRDRSGLKLLGQSSRLSTLTLKDPWRVVLDGITPAKSSTKQRQSQAFQIALLAPEMQDLIKKGLVLDQRVVQVGVKPIRLYRAGVQHNSSDLLLRPLAPSHAQPGLRYLNQLAQPANALVAVNGGFFNRVRQLPLGAVRLNNEWLSGPILNRGAIGWKRSGPLMFGRLQLIQEMTVVGRRRWPLGMLNSGYVQRGLSRYTRAWGPTYRALSGEEQALILSEGRVDAVYDQASLVRGVPLPLKGDLIVARGGAALPAQIGDEVTINMRSSNPLGELPQVMGGGPLLLQMGRVVLNGRQEGFSPGFLAVSAPRTVVAQDSERIWLLAVKGANGSDPTLIETSLALSQLGLRDALNLDGGGSTTMLIANTTVMTGRGITPRVQNGLGLISDQSKVLAN from the coding sequence ATGCCACCTCCGCCGCCAGCGCCGATTGCGGAGGTTCGCGTCACTGATCAGTTCAGTGGAGATCGCCTAACAATCGGCGGCATCGACACCTCGAGCTCGTGGCTGTGGCAGGGCCAGGGAGCGACGCGTCCCACGCGGCTCTGGTTGCCTCTTGATCTGCTTGTGGGCCAGATGGGATTCCAGCGCCAAGCGGATGTCGGAGAAGAATTTCTTGATTGGTACGGCTTTCAACGGCCTTTAAGCGGCTTGCAACAACGCACCATCGGGGATGAAGTCGCCCTCGATGCCCTGCCCTGGTTGAACGCGATGGGGGTTCAAGTGAACCGAGCCAAGAGCACGCTGAGGGTGGACCTGCCCAAACCCCATCTGAAAAAGCTCAGACAAGGCAAGGGAAGCAGCGCCAACCGTCTTGTGCTGGACCTCAGTGGGCCTGCTCTCGTTCAACGCCAGGGCGATGATCTCCTTCTGCAAGTGAAGGTCACGCCTCTTCAGGAAAGCCAACTGCGCAGACTTGGCTTGAAAACACGACGAGACAGGAGTGGGCTGAAGCTTCTGGGTCAATCCAGCAGGCTTTCCACCTTGACCCTGAAAGACCCATGGCGGGTCGTGCTGGATGGCATCACCCCCGCAAAGTCTTCGACAAAACAGCGACAGAGCCAAGCCTTTCAAATCGCGCTGCTTGCCCCAGAGATGCAAGACCTGATCAAGAAAGGGTTGGTTCTTGATCAGCGCGTCGTTCAAGTCGGCGTCAAACCCATTCGGCTGTACCGAGCAGGAGTTCAGCACAACAGCTCAGATCTCCTTTTACGCCCGCTTGCCCCCAGCCATGCCCAACCAGGATTGCGCTACCTCAATCAGTTGGCGCAACCTGCCAACGCGCTTGTGGCAGTGAATGGAGGCTTTTTCAACAGGGTTCGCCAACTCCCCCTTGGCGCTGTTCGACTCAACAATGAGTGGCTCTCAGGCCCGATCCTCAACCGAGGCGCCATTGGCTGGAAGCGCAGCGGCCCGCTGATGTTTGGACGCCTGCAGTTGATCCAAGAGATGACGGTGGTTGGACGACGGAGATGGCCTCTCGGGATGCTGAATAGCGGGTATGTGCAACGCGGACTCAGTCGCTACACCCGAGCCTGGGGGCCAACGTATCGCGCGCTGAGTGGAGAAGAGCAGGCGTTGATACTCAGCGAAGGACGCGTCGATGCGGTGTACGACCAAGCCTCGCTCGTTCGCGGTGTGCCTTTGCCCTTAAAAGGAGACCTGATCGTGGCGCGTGGGGGGGCTGCACTCCCCGCACAGATCGGGGATGAAGTGACCATCAACATGCGCAGCTCAAACCCCTTAGGTGAACTCCCTCAAGTGATGGGGGGAGGGCCCCTTCTGCTGCAAATGGGCAGGGTTGTCCTAAACGGCCGTCAGGAGGGCTTTAGTCCTGGCTTCCTGGCCGTTTCAGCACCTCGCACCGTTGTGGCGCAAGACAGCGAGCGGATTTGGCTCCTCGCCGTCAAAGGCGCGAATGGCAGCGATCCCACTCTCATTGAAACGAGTTTGGCGCTGAGTCAACTGGGGCTGAGGGACGCGCTCAATCTCGACGGAGGAGGCTCAACCACCATGCTCATCGCCAATACAACCGTGATGACCGGCCGGGGCATCACGCCTCGCGTGCAAAACGGTCTTGGATTGATCAGTGATCAATCCAAGGTGCTGGCAAACTGA
- the lipA gene encoding lipoyl synthase, with the protein MQKPDWLRVKAPQRERIGEVADLLLDLKLNTVCQEASCPNIGECFAGGTATFLIMGPGCTRACPYCDIDFDKSVRELDPTEPQRLGEAVSRLGLKHVVITSVNRDDLEDGGASQFVACIKQVKQHSPLTTIELLIPDFCGNWDALATVMEASPHVLNHNIETVPRLYRQARPQGVYERSLELLKRVRDGWPRSYSKSGLMVGLGESDAEVIEVLRDLREHRVDIVTIGQYLSPGPKHLSVDRFVTPEQFESYRLKGEQELGFLQVVSTPLTRSSYHAGEVQRLMATHPR; encoded by the coding sequence ATTCAGAAACCTGACTGGTTGCGCGTCAAAGCCCCCCAGCGCGAGCGCATTGGCGAGGTAGCCGACCTGCTGCTGGACCTGAAACTGAACACCGTTTGCCAGGAGGCAAGCTGCCCAAATATCGGCGAATGCTTTGCCGGAGGGACCGCGACGTTCCTGATCATGGGGCCCGGCTGCACCCGCGCCTGTCCCTACTGTGACATCGACTTCGACAAGAGCGTCCGAGAACTCGACCCAACCGAACCGCAACGGCTCGGGGAGGCGGTCTCCCGGCTTGGGCTCAAACATGTGGTGATCACGTCCGTGAACCGCGACGACCTGGAAGACGGAGGGGCGTCGCAGTTCGTGGCTTGCATCAAGCAGGTGAAGCAACACTCGCCGCTCACCACAATTGAGCTGCTGATTCCCGATTTCTGTGGCAATTGGGATGCGCTAGCCACGGTGATGGAGGCATCACCCCATGTGCTCAATCACAACATTGAGACGGTGCCCCGGCTGTATCGCCAAGCGCGTCCGCAGGGGGTCTATGAGCGCTCCTTGGAACTTCTCAAACGGGTTCGCGATGGCTGGCCACGGTCTTACAGCAAGTCGGGATTGATGGTGGGCCTTGGCGAGAGCGACGCGGAAGTGATCGAGGTGCTTCGCGACCTACGCGAGCACCGGGTCGACATCGTCACCATCGGCCAATACTTGTCACCTGGCCCCAAACACCTGAGCGTGGACCGGTTTGTGACTCCAGAGCAGTTCGAGAGCTACCGCCTCAAGGGAGAACAAGAGCTGGGTTTTTTACAGGTGGTCAGCACTCCGCTCACCCGCAGTAGCTACCACGCCGGTGAGGTCCAGCGATTGATGGCCACGCACCCGCGCTAA
- the fusA gene encoding elongation factor G, whose protein sequence is MARDFPLERVRNIGIAAHIDAGKTTTTERILFYSGVVHKIGEVHDGAAVTDWMAQERERGITITAAAISTSWNDHRINIIDTPGHVDFTIEVERSMRVLDGVIAVFCAVGGVQPQSETVWRQADRYSVPRMVFVNKMDRTGADFLKVHGQIKDRLKANAVPIQLPIGAEGELSGIIDLVENKAHIYKDDLGQDIEITDVPANMKEEIDNWRNVLMETVAETDEELIEKFLESGELSNSELKQGIRTGVLKHGLVPVLCGSAFKNKGVQLVLDAVIDYLPAPIDVPPIQGLLPNGKEAVRPSDDNAPFSALAFKVMADPYGKLTFVRMYSGVLEKGSYVLNSTKDTKERISRLVVLKADDREEVDALRAGDLGAVLGLKNTTTGDTLCATDDPIVLETLFVPEPVISVAVEPKTKGDMEKLSKALVSLAEEDPTFRVRTDQETGQTVIAGMGELHLEILVDRMLREFKVEANIGAPQVSYRETIRGSSKGEGKFSRQTGGKGQYGHVVIEMEPGEPESGFEFINKVVGGTVPKEYIKPAEQGMKETCESGVIAGYPLIDVKCTIIDGSYHDVDSSEMAFKIAGSMAFKDAVKKCNPVLLEPMMKVEVEVPEDFLGSVIGDLSSRRGQVEGQSVDDGTSKVSSKVPLAEMFGYATELRSMTQGRGIFSMEFSHYEDVPRNVAEAIISKNQGNS, encoded by the coding sequence GTGGCACGCGACTTTCCCCTGGAACGCGTCAGAAATATTGGTATTGCAGCCCATATTGACGCTGGTAAAACAACCACCACTGAGAGGATTCTGTTCTACTCCGGTGTGGTGCACAAAATTGGTGAGGTGCATGACGGTGCCGCAGTAACCGACTGGATGGCCCAGGAGCGTGAGCGTGGGATCACTATTACTGCCGCTGCTATTTCCACCAGCTGGAATGATCACCGGATCAATATTATTGATACCCCTGGACACGTTGACTTCACCATCGAAGTGGAACGCTCCATGCGCGTTCTCGATGGTGTTATCGCAGTCTTTTGCGCCGTTGGCGGGGTCCAACCGCAATCGGAAACGGTGTGGCGCCAAGCCGACCGTTATTCCGTGCCGCGCATGGTGTTCGTCAACAAGATGGACCGCACGGGTGCCGACTTCTTGAAGGTCCACGGCCAAATCAAGGATCGCCTCAAAGCCAATGCGGTTCCTATTCAGCTTCCAATCGGAGCCGAAGGCGAGCTCAGCGGAATCATCGACCTCGTTGAAAACAAGGCGCATATCTATAAGGATGACTTAGGCCAAGACATCGAAATCACCGATGTTCCGGCCAACATGAAAGAGGAGATAGACAATTGGCGCAATGTTCTGATGGAAACTGTTGCCGAAACCGATGAAGAACTGATCGAAAAGTTCCTCGAATCAGGTGAACTTTCCAATTCCGAACTCAAGCAAGGGATTCGTACTGGCGTTCTTAAGCACGGATTGGTTCCTGTTCTTTGTGGCTCAGCCTTTAAAAACAAAGGCGTGCAACTGGTTCTCGATGCTGTTATCGATTACCTGCCAGCACCGATCGATGTGCCACCCATTCAAGGCCTTCTCCCCAATGGGAAGGAAGCCGTTCGTCCGTCTGACGACAACGCACCCTTCAGCGCTTTGGCCTTCAAGGTGATGGCTGATCCCTACGGGAAACTCACCTTTGTGCGGATGTACTCAGGCGTCCTTGAGAAAGGAAGCTACGTGTTGAATTCCACCAAAGACACCAAGGAACGAATTTCCCGCCTCGTCGTGCTTAAAGCCGATGACCGCGAAGAAGTTGATGCCTTGCGTGCTGGCGATCTTGGCGCCGTTCTGGGCCTCAAGAACACAACCACTGGAGACACCCTCTGCGCAACAGACGATCCGATTGTTCTGGAAACGCTGTTCGTTCCTGAGCCCGTGATCTCCGTTGCGGTGGAGCCCAAAACCAAAGGCGACATGGAGAAACTCTCCAAAGCCTTGGTTTCATTGGCCGAAGAAGACCCCACTTTCCGCGTTCGTACCGATCAGGAAACAGGTCAAACCGTGATTGCGGGCATGGGCGAACTCCACCTCGAAATCCTGGTGGATCGCATGCTTCGCGAATTCAAGGTGGAAGCCAATATCGGCGCTCCTCAGGTGTCTTATCGAGAAACCATTCGTGGTTCATCGAAAGGGGAAGGGAAGTTCTCCCGTCAAACCGGTGGTAAGGGCCAATACGGTCACGTTGTCATCGAAATGGAGCCCGGCGAACCTGAATCAGGATTTGAATTCATCAACAAAGTTGTTGGTGGCACCGTACCCAAGGAGTACATCAAGCCAGCAGAGCAAGGCATGAAGGAGACCTGCGAGTCAGGCGTGATTGCTGGTTATCCCCTGATTGATGTCAAATGCACGATTATTGATGGTTCGTACCACGATGTGGACTCGTCGGAGATGGCATTTAAGATTGCTGGCTCTATGGCCTTCAAGGATGCGGTCAAGAAGTGCAACCCTGTGCTTCTTGAGCCGATGATGAAGGTCGAAGTCGAAGTCCCCGAGGATTTCCTCGGTTCGGTCATCGGCGACCTGTCCTCCCGCAGGGGACAGGTGGAGGGCCAATCCGTCGACGACGGAACGTCTAAAGTCTCTTCCAAGGTGCCCTTGGCCGAGATGTTCGGCTATGCCACCGAACTCCGATCCATGACCCAGGGTCGGGGTATTTTCTCGATGGAGTTCAGTCATTACGAGGATGTTCCTCGCAATGTCGCTGAGGCCATCATCTCCAAGAATCAGGGCAATTCCTGA
- the gltB gene encoding glutamate synthase large subunit — MTQLTGSDWPYCDSSAPAAIAAEKDACGVGFLAQLQGERSHWVLQQALRGLGCMEHRGGCGGDGDSGDGAGVLCEIPWDYVRAIWPEAVNANGLGMMFLPKDPSRRAEVQRFCDQEAQALGLISVGWREVPVDSAVLGPLARETAPVIEQWLVQSAVDADALESLLLRLRRRVGARVRQEFGAEGARDFYVASLSGRTVVYKGMVRSEVLAQYYADLRDPRFAVSFAVYHRRFSTNTLPRWPLAQPMRLLGHNGEINTLLGNLNWAKASEAGLEDVWAEAAADLIPVVNPDFSDSANLDATLELMVRSGRSITDSLITLVPEAFRNQPDLDSRPDVTAMYEFNAGIQEPWDGPALLVFADGKRVGATLDRNGLRPARWCTTADGFVIMGSETGVVDLSGKTVVEKGRLGPGQMVAVDLERGELLTNWAVKEDAAKRFPYGDWLKQHRRSVSAQPWTQDCQINELDLLRLQTAMGFTAEDLDLVIEDMAGLGKEPTYCMGDDIPLAVLSDKPHLMYDYFKQRFAQVTNPPIDPLREKLVMSLEMHLGQRRPAVKPQAEAAALIHLDTPVLNEAELAALSNQGLAVRSLSTQVVVDACAGGLQSAVDALCLKAEEAVRKGAQVLVLSDRVNADEQPAELMATTVAMPALLAVGAVHHHLLRQKLRLHCSLVSETAQCWSTHHMACLIGYGASAVCPWLTWETTRHWLAHPKTQKRIEQGKLQALDPGKAQDNVRLSLENGLRKILSKIGISLLASYHGAQIFEAIGLGADVIQKAFAGTTSRVAGMTLQELANETLSLHAKAFPELNRSKLEFMGFVQYRTGGEYHLNSPEMSKALHSAVKAGPGYDHFSTYKTLLENRPVTALRDLLEFKLAATPLPLDQVESAESLCTRFCTGGMSLGALSREAHEVLAVAMNRIGGKSNSGEGGEDPIRFQVLDDVDGDGRSSSFPSIGGLRNGDTACSAIKQIASGRFGVTAEYLRSGKQLEIKVAQGAKPGEGGQLPGPKVDEYIAGLRNSKPGVALISPPPHHDIYSIEDLAQLIHDLHQVHPKAPVSVKLVAEIGIGTIAAGVAKANADVIQISGHDGGTGASPLSSIKHAGSPWELGLTEVHRSLLENGLRDRVLLRADGGLKTGWDVVVAALLGAEEYGFGSVAMIAEGCIMARVCHTNNCPVGVATQKEALRKRFTGVPEHVVNFFWYVAEEVRQLMSVLGVARLEDLIGRSDLLQPRSVELEKTKCVDLSSLLAPVGDANDRSWLKHSPEAHGNGPILEDDLLADAGFMAAVENHGSLSREIEIVNTDRSVGARLAGEMAQRHGNRGFKGQLNLNFRGAAGQSFAAFLVQGMTMRLEGEANDYVGKGMNSGRITLVPDDGVANPGDQVILGNTCLYGATGGELFAHGRAGERFGVRNSGARAVVEGAGDHCCEYMTGGVIVVLGSTGRNVGAGMTGGVAFLLDEAGGVQARVNPEIVEVVSITTPQQESLLQSLLEAHLNTTVSEKAKALLADWTNAKSSFKLLVPPSERAAMGLEAREVVAA, encoded by the coding sequence ATGACCCAACTCACCGGTTCCGATTGGCCCTATTGCGACAGCAGTGCACCTGCTGCGATTGCCGCGGAGAAGGACGCCTGTGGTGTTGGTTTTCTTGCACAACTTCAGGGTGAGCGCAGTCATTGGGTGCTTCAGCAGGCCCTGCGTGGGTTGGGTTGCATGGAGCACAGAGGTGGCTGTGGAGGCGATGGTGATTCCGGAGACGGGGCAGGCGTCCTATGCGAAATCCCTTGGGATTACGTGAGAGCCATTTGGCCAGAAGCCGTGAACGCCAACGGTCTCGGCATGATGTTTCTGCCAAAAGATCCCAGCCGCCGTGCCGAAGTGCAGCGATTCTGCGATCAAGAGGCGCAGGCCCTTGGCCTGATCTCCGTGGGATGGCGTGAGGTTCCGGTCGACTCAGCCGTGCTCGGTCCGCTGGCGCGTGAGACGGCACCCGTCATCGAACAGTGGTTGGTTCAAAGCGCTGTGGATGCAGATGCCCTGGAATCGTTGCTGTTGCGTCTGCGCCGTCGTGTTGGTGCCAGGGTCCGGCAGGAATTTGGCGCCGAGGGCGCTCGCGACTTCTATGTCGCGTCCCTGAGTGGCAGGACTGTTGTCTACAAGGGGATGGTCCGCTCCGAGGTTCTCGCCCAGTACTACGCCGATCTGCGTGACCCTCGCTTTGCTGTGAGTTTTGCGGTGTATCACCGCCGTTTCAGCACCAATACACTTCCCCGCTGGCCGTTGGCACAGCCGATGCGCCTCTTAGGTCACAACGGAGAGATCAATACCCTGCTGGGCAATCTCAACTGGGCTAAGGCCTCAGAAGCTGGCCTCGAAGATGTGTGGGCTGAAGCAGCCGCCGACTTGATACCCGTTGTGAATCCTGACTTCAGCGACTCGGCCAATCTCGATGCCACGCTTGAGCTGATGGTGCGCAGTGGACGGTCCATCACCGACAGCTTGATCACGTTGGTGCCGGAAGCCTTCCGAAATCAGCCCGACCTTGACAGCCGTCCTGATGTCACGGCGATGTACGAATTCAATGCCGGGATTCAAGAGCCATGGGATGGCCCGGCGTTGTTGGTGTTTGCCGATGGCAAGCGCGTGGGAGCGACCTTGGATCGCAATGGGCTCAGGCCTGCTCGGTGGTGCACAACGGCGGATGGCTTCGTCATCATGGGATCTGAGACCGGAGTGGTGGATCTCAGCGGAAAGACAGTGGTTGAAAAAGGGCGTTTAGGTCCAGGCCAAATGGTGGCCGTTGATCTTGAGCGCGGAGAGCTGTTGACCAATTGGGCGGTGAAGGAAGACGCCGCAAAACGCTTCCCTTATGGCGATTGGTTGAAGCAGCATCGCCGCTCGGTTTCGGCTCAGCCTTGGACTCAGGACTGCCAAATCAATGAGCTTGATTTGCTGCGTTTGCAGACGGCGATGGGCTTCACCGCAGAAGATCTTGATCTCGTAATTGAGGACATGGCAGGTCTTGGCAAGGAGCCCACCTACTGCATGGGAGACGACATCCCCTTGGCGGTGCTCTCCGACAAGCCCCACCTTATGTACGACTATTTCAAGCAGCGCTTTGCGCAAGTGACCAATCCACCGATTGATCCCTTGCGCGAAAAATTGGTGATGAGCTTGGAGATGCACTTGGGGCAGAGGCGCCCTGCAGTGAAGCCCCAGGCAGAGGCCGCGGCCTTGATTCACCTCGACACGCCCGTGCTCAATGAGGCGGAGCTGGCCGCTCTGTCAAACCAAGGACTCGCGGTGCGGTCCCTCTCCACCCAGGTTGTAGTAGATGCGTGTGCCGGGGGACTTCAGTCAGCCGTGGATGCTCTCTGCTTGAAAGCAGAAGAGGCGGTCCGTAAGGGCGCTCAGGTGTTGGTTCTGTCCGACCGCGTGAATGCTGATGAACAGCCTGCGGAGCTAATGGCCACCACGGTGGCGATGCCTGCTCTGTTGGCGGTGGGCGCGGTGCACCACCATCTCTTGCGCCAGAAATTGAGACTCCATTGTTCGCTTGTTTCGGAGACCGCTCAGTGTTGGAGCACGCATCACATGGCCTGCTTAATCGGTTACGGAGCTAGTGCTGTTTGTCCATGGCTCACCTGGGAGACCACGCGCCATTGGCTCGCCCATCCCAAGACGCAGAAGCGGATCGAACAAGGCAAGCTGCAAGCCTTGGACCCAGGCAAGGCCCAGGACAATGTGCGCCTGTCTTTGGAGAATGGTCTCCGAAAGATTCTCTCCAAAATCGGGATTTCGCTCCTGGCGAGCTATCACGGGGCTCAAATTTTTGAGGCCATCGGTCTTGGGGCCGACGTGATTCAAAAGGCTTTTGCCGGGACGACGAGCCGAGTGGCTGGAATGACGCTTCAAGAGCTTGCCAATGAGACGCTTTCGCTGCATGCCAAGGCTTTCCCTGAGCTCAATCGCAGCAAGCTTGAGTTCATGGGTTTTGTGCAATACCGCACCGGTGGTGAGTACCACCTCAATAGTCCTGAGATGTCGAAGGCTCTGCACAGTGCCGTCAAAGCTGGTCCTGGATACGACCATTTCTCCACTTACAAAACCCTGTTGGAAAACAGGCCTGTGACCGCCCTTCGCGATTTGCTCGAGTTCAAGCTGGCTGCAACGCCTTTGCCGCTCGACCAGGTCGAGAGTGCAGAAAGCCTGTGCACCCGTTTTTGTACGGGTGGCATGAGCCTGGGAGCTCTTTCAAGAGAAGCCCATGAGGTTTTAGCCGTGGCGATGAACCGTATTGGGGGAAAGAGCAATAGCGGTGAGGGTGGTGAGGACCCGATTCGTTTTCAGGTTCTTGATGATGTGGATGGAGACGGTCGGTCATCGTCTTTCCCCAGCATCGGTGGGCTGAGAAATGGTGACACCGCCTGCTCAGCAATTAAGCAGATTGCCTCTGGCCGGTTCGGGGTGACAGCGGAATATTTGCGCAGCGGGAAGCAGCTTGAGATCAAGGTGGCGCAGGGGGCTAAGCCTGGTGAAGGTGGCCAACTGCCTGGACCAAAGGTGGATGAGTACATCGCTGGGCTGCGCAATAGCAAGCCTGGTGTGGCATTGATTTCGCCTCCGCCCCACCACGACATCTATTCCATTGAGGATCTCGCCCAGCTCATCCATGATCTCCACCAGGTGCATCCCAAAGCTCCTGTCAGTGTCAAGTTGGTGGCTGAGATTGGGATCGGTACGATTGCCGCCGGTGTGGCGAAGGCCAATGCCGATGTGATCCAGATCTCGGGTCACGATGGCGGCACGGGGGCATCCCCGCTGAGCTCGATCAAGCACGCAGGCAGTCCCTGGGAGCTAGGTCTTACAGAAGTGCATCGGTCTTTGTTGGAGAACGGATTGCGTGATCGCGTCTTGCTCCGTGCCGATGGCGGTCTCAAGACCGGCTGGGATGTGGTCGTCGCTGCTCTGCTCGGAGCAGAAGAGTATGGATTTGGGTCTGTGGCGATGATTGCCGAGGGCTGCATCATGGCCCGCGTTTGTCACACCAATAACTGCCCCGTGGGGGTGGCCACTCAGAAAGAAGCGCTACGCAAACGCTTCACCGGTGTGCCCGAGCACGTCGTGAACTTCTTTTGGTACGTGGCGGAAGAGGTTCGTCAGTTGATGAGTGTCTTGGGAGTTGCTCGTCTTGAGGATCTGATTGGACGCAGCGATCTGCTTCAGCCCCGTTCCGTTGAGCTTGAGAAGACCAAATGCGTGGATCTCTCCAGCTTGTTGGCTCCCGTGGGAGACGCCAACGACCGCTCCTGGCTCAAGCACAGCCCTGAAGCCCATGGGAATGGTCCGATTCTTGAAGATGATCTCCTCGCTGATGCCGGCTTCATGGCTGCTGTCGAGAACCATGGTTCTCTCAGCCGCGAAATCGAGATCGTTAATACCGATCGCAGTGTTGGTGCACGACTCGCCGGAGAAATGGCGCAACGTCATGGGAATCGTGGCTTTAAAGGCCAGTTGAATCTGAACTTCCGGGGCGCTGCCGGTCAGAGCTTTGCGGCATTCCTTGTCCAAGGCATGACGATGCGCCTGGAGGGCGAAGCTAACGACTACGTGGGCAAAGGCATGAACAGTGGTCGGATCACGCTTGTTCCGGATGATGGTGTCGCCAACCCTGGCGATCAGGTGATTCTTGGTAACACCTGTTTGTACGGAGCCACGGGTGGTGAGCTTTTTGCCCATGGTCGCGCTGGAGAACGCTTTGGCGTTCGCAACAGCGGAGCGCGTGCCGTGGTGGAAGGAGCCGGGGACCACTGTTGCGAGTACATGACCGGAGGCGTGATTGTGGTTTTAGGCAGCACAGGTCGCAATGTCGGTGCCGGTATGACCGGTGGTGTGGCGTTCCTGTTGGATGAAGCGGGCGGTGTCCAGGCCCGCGTGAATCCTGAAATTGTTGAGGTGGTCAGCATCACGACTCCCCAGCAGGAGTCCTTGCTGCAATCACTCCTTGAGGCTCATCTCAACACCACCGTCAGTGAAAAGGCCAAGGCTTTGCTTGCGGATTGGACCAACGCCAAGTCGTCGTTCAAGTTGTTGGTGCCCCCCAGTGAGCGGGCAGCGATGGGGCTTGAAGCGCGTGAGGTGGTTGCCGCCTAA
- a CDS encoding AIR synthase — translation MGATFSISASAAAELGRQAAVAGTPGLMHLDLVSGSCEQHVIRLRPGHLAGIAMARADGVTLHAPEEQLHLLEGLCLDYRGDLSGGGFLISPQENVRCCLCGSAFSRC, via the coding sequence ATGGGCGCCACGTTCTCCATCAGCGCCTCCGCTGCAGCGGAACTTGGTCGTCAGGCAGCGGTAGCAGGGACACCAGGGTTGATGCATTTGGACTTGGTATCCGGCAGCTGCGAACAACACGTGATCCGCCTGCGACCCGGACACCTCGCAGGGATTGCCATGGCACGAGCCGATGGAGTCACGCTTCACGCTCCAGAGGAGCAACTCCATCTTCTAGAGGGTCTGTGCCTTGATTACCGCGGTGATCTGAGTGGTGGTGGCTTTCTGATCAGCCCCCAAGAGAACGTGCGTTGCTGTCTCTGCGGAAGCGCTTTTTCCCGCTGCTAA
- a CDS encoding YciI family protein: MPWFIKQETFTAAMTSLSAAERRFHCHDHRRWVQAQRLAGCAMASGFLVDDQHKPGGGGLLVFEAESYEAAKAFIAADPMIARNLVDWTLHEWKPVEGALQA; encoded by the coding sequence ATGCCCTGGTTTATCAAGCAGGAAACGTTCACCGCAGCGATGACCTCGTTATCGGCGGCGGAGCGTCGCTTTCATTGCCATGACCATCGCCGTTGGGTTCAAGCTCAACGGCTCGCAGGGTGTGCCATGGCCAGCGGTTTCCTTGTGGATGATCAACACAAGCCAGGTGGGGGTGGTTTATTGGTCTTCGAGGCCGAAAGCTATGAGGCCGCAAAAGCGTTCATCGCTGCCGATCCGATGATTGCTCGAAACTTGGTGGACTGGACACTGCACGAATGGAAGCCTGTTGAGGGAGCACTTCAGGCTTGA